One window of Aerococcus tenax genomic DNA carries:
- a CDS encoding DUF2316 family protein produces MSLTQSQREETKQALKAAFKKTGLSKQELADILETSESYLDQVFQLQGQRLEDAWILKNYLNTYLNEHGQEPVPFQALGGDYHDYWFLDADLIERGLLK; encoded by the coding sequence ATGTCTTTAACCCAATCTCAAAGAGAAGAAACTAAACAAGCGCTTAAAGCGGCCTTTAAAAAGACTGGCTTAAGCAAGCAGGAGCTAGCTGACATTTTGGAGACGAGTGAATCTTACCTGGACCAGGTCTTTCAATTACAAGGCCAACGTTTAGAAGATGCCTGGATCTTAAAAAATTATCTCAATACTTATTTAAACGAGCACGGCCAAGAGCCAGTGCCCTTTCAAGCCCTGGGGGGGGATTACCATGATTATTGGTTCTTAGATGCCGATCTCATTGAGCGTGGTCTATTAAAGTAA
- a CDS encoding glutathione S-transferase family protein yields MGLLVDGKWYDKWYDTESTGGHFVRKDSQFRNWITKDGSPGPTGQGGFKAEAGRYHLYVSYACPWASRALIMRALKGLEDMISISVVHPHMGENGWTFEEADGVIKDPLFDADYLYQIYTHVDPNYSGRVTVPVLYDKKTDTIVNNESSEIMRMFNQAFDDIGAKTGDYYPEKLRNEIDQWNDEIYPKVNNGVYKAGFATKQSVYEEEVDQLFKELDRLEDHLSHHDYLVGDQVTEADWRLFTTLVRFDSVYYGHFKCNIRNLTDYPALWLYTRKLYQWPGIKETVNFSHIKEHYYTSHPTINPNGIVPVGPDLDWSLPNE; encoded by the coding sequence ATGGGATTATTAGTTGACGGTAAATGGTATGACAAGTGGTACGATACCGAAAGTACTGGGGGCCACTTTGTCCGCAAAGACTCCCAATTTAGAAACTGGATTACTAAAGACGGCTCCCCCGGGCCCACAGGCCAAGGAGGCTTTAAGGCTGAAGCTGGCCGCTACCACCTCTATGTGTCCTATGCCTGCCCCTGGGCCAGTCGTGCCCTCATTATGCGGGCACTCAAGGGGCTAGAAGATATGATTTCAATCTCGGTTGTCCATCCCCATATGGGCGAAAACGGCTGGACCTTTGAAGAAGCTGACGGCGTGATCAAAGATCCGCTCTTTGACGCTGACTATCTCTATCAAATCTATACCCATGTTGATCCTAATTATAGCGGTCGGGTCACGGTTCCCGTTCTCTACGACAAGAAGACCGATACCATTGTTAATAATGAGTCTTCCGAAATTATGCGGATGTTTAACCAAGCCTTTGATGATATTGGCGCAAAAACAGGCGACTACTATCCAGAAAAGCTACGCAATGAGATTGACCAATGGAATGATGAAATCTATCCTAAGGTTAATAATGGCGTTTACAAGGCGGGCTTTGCGACCAAGCAATCTGTCTATGAAGAAGAAGTGGACCAATTATTTAAGGAATTGGACCGCTTAGAGGACCACTTAAGTCACCATGATTACCTGGTTGGGGACCAAGTCACAGAGGCTGATTGGCGGCTCTTTACCACCTTGGTTCGTTTTGATTCCGTTTATTACGGCCACTTCAAGTGTAATATTAGAAACTTAACCGACTACCCAGCTCTCTGGCTCTACACCCGTAAGCTCTATCAATGGCCGGGCATCAAAGAAACGGTAAACTTCTCCCACATTAAGGAACACTACTACACCAGCCATCCGACCATTAACCCCAATGGAATCGTTCCGGTGGGGCCTGATTTAGACTGGTCACTTCCTAATGAATAA
- a CDS encoding coenzyme F420-0:L-glutamate ligase: MSRVVGTVSRGLRAPIVKKGDDLAQIVVDTVTHAAKEAPFTIHDKDIVAITESIYARAQGNYASLDAVAKDIHQKFQSESIGVVFPINSRNRFYNILQAVARATKKVIIQLSYPADEVGNELISDEALVKSGVNPWTDTLSEAEFRSHIEEIKHKFTGVDYVALYRECVEKEGAECEIIFSNQAQAILDYTDAVLVSDIHTRFKTAQAVKEAGAKTVYRLDEILTQSVDGSGYNEEYGLLGTNLSGDNELKLFPRDSKSFVYDVQKRLLEATGKKIEVMVYGDGAFKDPVGHIWELADPVVSPGYTSGLEGTPNEVKLKYLADNEFSDLNGQALEDAITDYISQHDDVDRDGKNVSLGTTPRQITDLVGSLSDLTSGSGDKGTPIVYIQGYFDNLSDED, translated from the coding sequence ATGTCAAGAGTTGTTGGGACAGTATCACGTGGCCTACGTGCACCCATTGTAAAAAAAGGTGACGACTTAGCTCAAATTGTTGTAGATACAGTCACTCATGCAGCCAAAGAGGCGCCCTTTACCATTCATGACAAGGATATTGTGGCCATTACCGAATCAATCTATGCCAGAGCCCAAGGAAATTATGCCAGCTTAGATGCTGTCGCTAAGGATATCCACCAAAAATTCCAATCAGAAAGTATTGGTGTGGTATTTCCAATTAATAGTCGGAATCGTTTCTATAATATTCTCCAAGCCGTTGCCCGGGCAACTAAGAAAGTTATCATTCAACTCTCTTATCCGGCTGATGAAGTGGGCAATGAATTAATCAGTGATGAAGCCCTGGTGAAGTCGGGCGTTAACCCCTGGACAGATACCCTAAGTGAAGCAGAATTCCGTTCGCACATTGAAGAAATCAAACATAAATTTACTGGGGTAGACTATGTGGCCCTTTACCGTGAATGCGTGGAAAAAGAAGGCGCTGAATGTGAAATCATCTTTTCTAACCAAGCCCAAGCCATTCTTGACTATACTGATGCTGTCTTAGTATCGGATATTCATACCCGTTTCAAAACAGCTCAAGCCGTTAAAGAAGCTGGAGCTAAGACTGTCTACCGTTTAGATGAAATCTTAACCCAATCAGTTGATGGGTCAGGTTACAATGAAGAATACGGTTTATTGGGGACCAATCTCTCTGGAGACAATGAATTAAAACTCTTCCCGCGTGACTCAAAATCTTTTGTCTATGATGTGCAAAAGCGCTTATTAGAAGCTACCGGCAAGAAAATTGAAGTCATGGTCTATGGAGATGGTGCTTTCAAAGACCCAGTGGGTCATATCTGGGAACTGGCTGATCCAGTCGTTTCCCCTGGTTATACCAGTGGTCTTGAAGGGACTCCTAATGAAGTGAAATTAAAATACTTGGCCGACAATGAGTTCAGTGACCTTAATGGGCAAGCCTTAGAAGATGCCATTACTGACTATATTAGCCAACATGACGATGTGGATAGAGATGGTAAAAATGTCAGCCTAGGAACCACCCCACGGCAAATTACTGACTTAGTAGGTTCCTTATCTGACTTAACCAGCGGTAGTGGGGATAAAGGAACTCCAATTGTTTACATCCAAGGTTACTTTGATAATTTATCCGATGAAGATTAA
- the ltrA gene encoding group II intron reverse transcriptase/maturase produces the protein MGKAEKLRKQRSLQRNKVEPEKYVDVLSGRAIEYMKRHDGSLMSLVVREENLMRAAQLVRKNKGAAGIDGVSAEAAEAEVRKYLRPLQQKLMNATYKPQPVKRVEIPKANGGVRRLGIPVVRDRIVQQAIRQVIEPIIDPQLSPYSHGFRKGKSAHSALKQCVDYYETGYKVVVDCDLKNCFDNFNQDKMIHYLEQMVKDPAISRILRRFMSAGVIDMSGQFIDSHTGTPQGGVISPLLCNVYLNELDRELERRGHRFVRYADDFAIFVKSKRAGERVLKSITTYIEKDLRLTVNHEKSQVGSPTRLKFLGCLIKPTRKGCRFRPTNEAKKKFKAKLKRLTSRKRPGTFKTIVKEINQVTQGWINYFGVGYIKTYIEEIEQWLNHRLRQLILKRWKNCRTKIIRLMRLGLDSESAKRIAFSRKKYWRLSKTPEVHYALTTKRLRQWGLKSLTLLAESAYLRY, from the coding sequence ATGGGAAAAGCAGAAAAGTTGCGGAAGCAACGCAGCCTACAGAGGAATAAGGTGGAACCTGAAAAGTATGTAGATGTGCTTAGTGGTAGAGCTATTGAATATATGAAAAGACATGATGGGTCTCTAATGAGTCTCGTTGTCAGAGAAGAAAACCTCATGCGAGCAGCTCAATTAGTTCGTAAGAACAAAGGAGCAGCTGGTATTGATGGTGTTTCCGCAGAAGCTGCGGAAGCTGAAGTAAGAAAGTATCTTAGACCCTTACAACAGAAATTGATGAATGCAACATATAAACCTCAACCGGTCAAGCGGGTAGAAATTCCCAAAGCCAATGGAGGAGTTCGTCGATTAGGTATTCCTGTGGTCAGGGATCGCATTGTTCAACAAGCCATTCGACAAGTGATTGAACCAATCATAGATCCTCAACTATCACCTTATAGTCATGGCTTTCGTAAAGGCAAGAGTGCACATAGTGCACTGAAACAATGTGTCGACTATTACGAAACAGGCTATAAAGTTGTGGTTGATTGCGATCTAAAGAATTGTTTCGATAATTTTAATCAAGATAAAATGATTCATTACTTGGAACAAATGGTAAAAGATCCAGCGATATCACGTATTCTTAGACGTTTTATGAGTGCAGGTGTTATTGATATGTCTGGTCAATTTATTGACAGTCATACGGGTACCCCTCAAGGGGGTGTTATTTCACCGCTTCTATGTAATGTTTATTTAAATGAATTGGATAGAGAATTAGAACGTCGTGGACATCGTTTTGTACGTTACGCAGATGACTTTGCGATTTTCGTCAAATCTAAGCGAGCAGGAGAACGTGTGCTAAAAAGTATTACTACTTACATTGAAAAAGATCTTCGATTAACCGTTAACCATGAGAAAAGTCAAGTGGGTTCGCCAACCCGTTTAAAATTCTTGGGTTGCCTTATCAAGCCTACCCGAAAGGGTTGTCGTTTTCGTCCGACGAATGAAGCGAAGAAGAAATTCAAAGCAAAGTTAAAACGTCTGACAAGTCGAAAGCGACCAGGTACCTTTAAAACCATTGTAAAAGAGATCAACCAAGTCACACAAGGTTGGATCAACTATTTTGGAGTAGGCTATATTAAAACCTATATTGAAGAGATAGAACAATGGTTAAACCATCGCCTAAGGCAACTCATTTTGAAGCGATGGAAAAACTGTCGAACGAAGATTATACGCCTCATGCGGTTGGGATTGGATAGTGAAAGCGCGAAGCGTATTGCTTTCTCACGCAAGAAGTATTGGCGTCTATCCAAGACACCGGAGGTGCACTACGCTCTGACAACAAAAAGACTCCGTCAGTGGGGATTAAAATCATTAACCCTCCTGGCGGAGTCTGCCTATTTAAGATATTGA